The genomic stretch GATATTTATAGAAAAGGCAAGCTCCTGACCAAGGAGATTAAGACCATGGTGCTGGATGAGGCAGACAAGATGATGGATATGGGCTTTATGCCTCAGATCAGGTCGATTTTGGAGATTATTCCCAGAAAAAGGCAGAACCTGCTTTTCTCAGCGACCTTTGGAGAGCGGATAGATCGATTTGCGGCTGAGTTTTTGGAGTTTCCGGAGCGGGTGGAAGTTACTCCCCAGGCGACTACAGCAGAGACTATCGGTCAGGTAAAGTATTTGGTGCCCAATATTAAGACAAAGTTGAGTCTGCTTGCTCACTTGTTTAAAAATGAGGAAATCAGTCGCGCGATAATTTTTACCCGGTCCAGAAGAAATGCGGAAGAAGTTTTTGGCTTTCTCAGTCACCGCAGTTATGGCGAAGTGCGTGTGATCCATGCCAATAAGGGACAAAACACGAGGATTAACTCCATTGAGGATTTCAAAGGTGGAGAGGTGAGGATTTTGGTAGCAACGGACGTGGCTTCCCGAGGACTGGATGTGACGATGGTTTCCCACGTGGTCAACTTTGATGTGCCGTTGATCTATGAGGATTATGTGCATAGAATAGGGAGAACCGGAAGAGCCGAAAACGAAGGCAAAGCGATCAGTTTTGTGAATCCCGCTGAGGAATACCACTTCGATAAGATCGAGGAGATCATCCGCATGAAGGTGGAAGAAGCGCCTATTCCGGATGAAGTGGATGTGACTGCCACTCCCTATGAAGAAAAGCAGGCCTACGCTCGTGAACTGGATCGCCTACTACAGCGGGACAATCCAGACTATAAAGGAGCGTTTCATGAGAAAAAAGAGCATAAGAAACCAAATCCACATCTAGAGGCACAGGAGAAAGAAAAGAAGCGTGGAAACAAAAACTCCAAAGCCAAAACCAACAGAAACCAGCTGAAGACCAAGCACCAGAAGAATAAGGGGAAGTAGTTTTTGCTTAGTCAGGTTAATTTTCTCTAAAACTAATCTTGTTCTGTTTGATGATTTATTAGCAATGATCAAATTTGAGATATGAGATTAGTTTTATTTTTTGTTTTCGTCAGTGCGTCCCTGCAGGCACAATCCTTTTCGGTTCCTTACAACCACCTATTACCGGATTCAAGAAAAATCGAAATCCAAGTTGAGTACTTAAATGAGTTTGATTCAGAAAGGGAAACGGTGTTTCTCCTAGAGGATGCGTTTGACGAGTTGTATTTGCCTTTTAATGAATTGCTGGATTTGACGGCGTCTAGCAATTTTGTTTTGATCAAGGGTAGAAAGGATAATGAAGAGCTAAAAAGGGGAGTGATGCATTCTGGAAGCCTGGATTATCAGTTGGCTTACACCCTTTTCAATCAGGATCAAGTTGCACGGGATATCGAAGTGATCAGGCAGGAATTGCTCGGCAAGGAGCAGGTGATTTTGTTCGGATATTCTTCGGCTGCGATGGTTTTACAACATTATTTATCCTTATTCCCTCAGCATGTAAAAAGAATGATCAGTGTGAATCCCTTGGTTTTTGACATTCAAAAGAACTTGGGTTTTCCTTTATCAGAAATATCGTTTTCGGACCTGAAGCTTAGTGGCGAGCAGAGCTTTGATTTCAGCTATTATGCCCATTTTTTTAATGATAACTTGAATAGGAAGTCACACTTGAAATCGAACTTGATGGAATTTTTGACCTATCAAGGTGTATTGACAGGAATCGCCACAGCAGATAATGTTGAAGGAAATATTCCTTTAATGGTGAGGTCTTTTGAGCATGCAATAGCACTTTCCGGATTGCAAGATTCTGTGCAAAAGAGCAATCCAAGATTTGAGGTATTGAAAGAATTGAGTAAGCCTCTTTGGAGTACCTATCAAAACAGCAGCTTTGATTTCTACGGGACCAACTACGATCGATTATTGGAGTTTAAGGGGAAAATGATTTTGATCGGGGGAGCTTTTGATCATATGATTTACTCCAAATCATACGATGTGCTCGCAGAATATTATGCTAACTGCACCTTAATGTTACTCCACGATGGTCATGGACTTCAGCAAGCGCTGAAGCTTCCTTCCTTCCATGAATTATTAAATGCATTTATTTCCAATGACACAGCGGGCAAGATTTCTGCCTATAAAAAATTATCTGAAGAGAACTTCATCTTCCAGAAATATTATGAGGGGGAGTTTTAAATTCCCCCTCACTTTTGAAATGCGCTAAGTTAGAAACCTACCCTTGCTTCATCGGCAGTAGGACATTTGAGTTTTGCTGCTTTGTCTGGCTACTAACATCTCGCTAGCTACTCTCTACTTATTCATTCCCATATAATCCACCACGAAATAACTTAAAGCGCGCATTCCCAATAAAAATCCGCCTTCGTCTATGTAGAATCCTGGCGTGTGATGGGACGGAGTGGTAAGCGGATCGCCACCTTTTTTCATTCCTCCCAAGAAGATGAATACTCCCGGCTTTTCTCTCTGGAAAAAGCTGAAATCCTCAGCTCCGGTCACTGGGTTTAGATAGATTAAATTTTCTGCACCTGCAGCAGCTTCCAGTGAAGGGAGCATTTCTTTGGTCAGATCTGGGTGATTCACTGTGGAGGGATAGAGTTTCTCGATCTTCAGATCCACGGTAGATCCGGCACTTGCGGCAATATTGGTTACGATATCCGTGATGCGCTTGTGGACCAACTCCTGCTGCTCATCTCCAAATGTTCTTACGGTACCTATCAAGTCTACTTCCTCTGGGATGATGTTGTGGCGGATACCTCCATGTATGGCTCCGATCGTGACTACTGCGGGATTTTGAGTGACATTTACATTTCTGGAAAGGATGGTCTGCAGTCCCATGATGATCTGGGAGCTGGTGACAACGGGATCCACGCTAGACCAAGGATACGCACCATGTGCTTGCACACCTTTGACGGTGATTTCCAGATTATCCACCGCAGCCATGATAGGCCCGGATCTGTACCCGATTTTTCCTATTTCAGTCTGGGAATTAATATGGAGGCCAAAAATCGCATCCACATCTTCCATCACGCCCTCTTTTACCATCAGCTCTGCTCCGGCCATTTCTGCATCAAATACTCCCTCTTCTGCCGGTTGGAAAATAAACTTCACAGTTCCTTCTAGGTCATCCTTCATGCTGGAAAGCACTTCTGCCACTCCCATCAAAATGGCCACATGGGAATCGTGACCACAAGCATGCATGACTCCAGTTTCCTGCCCATTGTACGTGGCAGTATTTACAGACTTGAAAGGCAGATCATTCCGCTCTGTCACAGGAAGTGCATCCATGTCTGCTCTAAGAGCGACTGTTGGCCCAGGTTTTCCGCCTTTCAATACACCCACAACACCGGTCACGGCCACATTTTCGGTGACCTCGATTCCTAGGGAGCGGAGATGATCAGCGACTTTTTTTGCGGTACGGAATTCCTGGTTTCCCAACTCCGGATGCATGTGGATATCCCGTCGCCATTCGATTACTTTAGCTTCAAGGGAAGTTGCCTTGGCGTCGATTGCGGGACGTAGGTCTGATTGTGCCAGAAGTGAGCCTGTTCCGAGAAACAATGGGACAAGAAATAGGGGGCTGAATTTTAGTTTCATGCTGAGCGGTTTTTAATGATACTATCCAAATTTAGAAAAATGCGGTAAAGCTCAAGCTATTTTGTACTAAGAGAAGGAAAAGTATATGTCCTCAGAACTTTTTCATATGAATTCCCTTTCTAGTGTAAAACTTATACTAAATCGCTATGCAACTTAAGAATCAGATCGCTGTCGTAACGGGAGTAAGCAAAGGAATAGGACTGGAAGTAGTCAAATTATTGATAGAAAAGGGAACTGTCGTGGCAGGTTGGGGTAGGAATGCACCCGATTTCAATCATGAAAGTTTCCATTTTTTCAGCTGTGATGTTTCTCAGGAAGATTCGGTAGAAAGTGCTTTTCAGCAAACTACCGCTAAGCTAGGAGCAGATATCAGAATACTGGTAAATAATGCCGGGTTTGGAGTTGCAGGAAAATTCGAAGAAATGTCAACTTCCGATTGGAAGTCCATGTTTGACACCAATGTACATGGGATTTTCTATGTAAGTAAAAGGCTAGTACCTGCGATGAAAGCGGCGGATGAAGGACATATTTTAAATGTAGCTTCTATTGCAGGGCTAAATGGTGTGGCCAATTTTGCAGGGTATGTTGGCACAAAACACGCCGTGCGGGGCATTTCCCATTCTATGTACATGGAGCTTCGTGATTTTGGAATTAAGGTTTCTACAATCTATCCGGGCTCTACACAGACCAATTTCTTTGATGAAATACAAGGATCCAGTGCCAATGAAAATATGATGAGACCTCAGAATGTGGCTCTTACTATAGTGCAGACCTTGGAAACGCATCCCAACTATTTTGTGGCGGATGTGGAGTGCAGGCCATTGAGACCCAAAGGCAAGAAATGAGTTTCTTGGCTTGTTGTGAAAACCTCATAAATCAGAAAAAACCTTAACTAGCTGTGGGTTCCTTCATCGAACCTACGCTAGTTCAATCCAGGACAAGGATCTTATTTTTGAATTGTTTTGGGCAAGTAATGTGTTTATTTTTGAGCAATATTTTACAGAAAGAAGCTGTTAATTAAAGGTTGGCCGATGCATATAGCTTACCTGCCGCTGAGAAGTAGGCTAAGTGACAGCTTGCCTGGTTTCCTTTGCTATGGGAGGATGTGGCCTTTGAAAGTCAAATTAAATCACATGAAAAAAATAAATCTGATTATTCTCTTAGTGGCTCTTATTGGGAGCGCTGGGTATGTGGGTTATCTGTCAAGTATGGATAATCCTGCGGAATCCGTTCCTCTTTCGGCGCCGGATCTTCTGCCTGATTTTACATTAACCGACATCAACGGTGAATCAAAATCCATTCATCAGTTGGCGGAGAATAAACCTACACTGCTCATTTACTTCAATTCCACCTGTCACCTATGTCAGGAAGAGCTTGCTTCACTTGCTAAGAGGATAGATGAATTCAAGGAGTATAATTTGATTTTGACCACCGTAGAGCCGTTAGAGGAGATGATTGGCTTTGTAATAGGGTTGGGAGTGAAAGACAAAAGCTATGTCCATTTTCTGCTTGACAGTAGAATGGACGTTGCAGGCTACCTTCAGATCAAGAGTGTTCCCTCGATCTATTGCTATGATGCAAAAAAGCAATTGGTGGCAGAGTATGTAGGGATTACCAAAATAGATCTTCTGCTGGAGAAGCTGGCAAAGGGGAATTAAGATTTAAAGTAGTACTTGGTCTGTTTCAGAAAAACTATTTCGTATCAAGATGCTTTTTCCGCAGCGTCTCACACCGCTCACTACCACGATTTGATTCGTATAGTCAGGTAGGACTTTTTCCCTCTTTGTAAGTGATTTTTGAAGAAAGTTATCATTTTGAGCTAAGATTATTTCTCCAAGTGTTTGCTTTGGTATCATGTAAAATTCTGTAAGTCAATGCAAATAGAATAGTATGTGTTATCAATACAAGATATCATGTATTATAAGTACAAGTTATTTAATTTGAGGTTAACGTTAATGAAAAGAGCACTCTCTGATAAAAAGGCGAACATTACACCTCCTTTCTCGAAAACTCTATTTTTTCCTTACTTTTGACTGACTAAAAAAGCTCCATGTCACTCGAAGTATCCCAGCTTACCAAACTATACGGCACACAGAAAGCGCTAGACGATGTTTCTTTTTCGGCTAGTCCCGGGAGGATTCTTGGGTTTTTAGGCCCAAATGGCGCGGGGAAGTCCACTACCATGAAGATCATCACCGGCTTTTTGGCTGCTGATTCAGGTCAGGTAAAAGTATTGGGATGTGATGCGCTTCAAGCTCCGCAGGCAGTCAGCAAACTGATAGGTTATTTACCCGAGCATAATCCGCTTTATCTGGATATGTATGTGAGGGAATTCCTGGAATTTTCCGGTGGGTTGTATGGGCTTTCGGGACAGCTTCTTAAGTCCAGAGTAAAGGAAATGCTAAGCCGTACCGGTTTAGAACCTGAGCAACACAAGAAAATCGGGCAGCTGTCGAAGGGGTACCGCCAGCGGGTAGGATTGGGCAGAGCTCTGATCCATGATCCTCAGGTGGTGATTTTGGATGAGCCTACCACGGGTTTGGACCCCAATCAGTTGGTGGAAATAAGAAATCTCATTCAGGAAGTGGCCAAAGATAAGACGCTCATTCTTTCCACTCATATCATGCAGGAAGTGGACGCGATCTGTCATGATGTGGTGATTATCAATAAAGGTAAGGTGCTGGCTTCCGAATCTCTCGCTGATTTAAAGTCCAATTCTTCAGAAACAATTTTAATTCTGGAGACCGAGGAAGAGTTGGAACTTGTATGGTTTGAAAATTTGGGAAAAATAGATTTTGGAGCAAAAGGCAAAAAGGAAGTGCTCATTTCCACCACTGATCCGGCTTTGGCCAGAAAAGCAATAATGAATGTGATCAACGAACGTTCCTTAAACCTTACCAGTCTCAACCAAAGCAAAAAGAACCTTGAATTAATTTTTAGAGAAATCACCAACGCCTGAGTATGAAGAGCCTTTTTGTGAAAGAAATCAATGCCTTTTTCGGGAGTCTTTTAGGCTACCTGGTTCTGGCCTTGTTTCTTGTAGCTATCGGGTTGATTGTATGGGTTTTCCCTGAAACAAGTGTCCTGGATTATGGTTTTGCTGATCTCGAACCCCTATTCACCTATACTCCCTACGTATTCACCTTTTTGGTACCGGCATTATCCATGCGGGCGATTGCTGAAGAGCGGAAATCCGGAACATGGGAATTGCTAAGGACATCTCCGCTATCGCTGGTCCAGATCATACTTGCCAAATACTTCGCTTTGCTTTGCCTGGTTCTGGTAGCAGTATTGCCTACGTTACTTTACCTGTACAGCATTGTCCAATTGGGAGACCCTGTTGGGAATATTGATCAGGCTGGATTTTTTGGTTCATGGATAGGCTTGATTATGATAGGAGCGGTATTCTCTGCAGTGGGTTTGTTTGCCAGTTCTCTGACCTCCCAGCAGGTGGTAGCTTTTGTTTTGGGAGTGTTTCTATGCTTTGTTTTATACTTTGGGTTTTCTGCTGTGGCAGAAATGCAGCTAGGTGCCTTTAGCTATTGGGTGGAAGAAATGAGCCTAAGCCATCACTACATCAGTCTGAGTCGGGGAGTGGTGAATTCAGGAGACGTGTTCTTTATGCTGGGGATGATCTGGTTGTTTTTGGGAGGTTCTGTTTTGATTTTGAGACACAAATGAAAAGCTCAGCCACACATATCGTCAAACCTTGGGTTTTTCTTTTTGGAGGGGTATTGCTTTTTGTTTTGCTTGGGCAATTCCTCCGTTTTCGGGTAGATCTCACGGAGGAAAAACGGTTTTCCCTGCACCCAGCTACAGAAGAAGTGCTTTCTCAGGTGTCTGATCCTCTTCATGTGGATATTCTTCTGGTAGGAAACAATCTTCCTGGGGGTATGCGACGACTGCAAAAATCAATAGAAGAAACTATTAGGACTTTCAACGCATATAGTCCTGAGAAAATCACTTTTTCCTACTTTGATCCGATGAGTATTGAGGCTGGGGAGCAGGAAGAGTTTATACTTTCCCTCAATCAGTACGGCATCAATCCTACCAATCTTTCTGTGAATCAGCTTACCGGATTGCAGACCCAGCTGATTTTTCCCGGTATTTTGGTCAGCAATGAAGAGTACGAAACAGGAGCATTGATCCTCAAAGGGGAGCGCGGTATGAGCCCTGATCAGATCTTAAACCAATCTATTGAAAACCTGGAATTTGAACTGAGCAATGCTATTCGCAAGTTGCTCTCGCCGGAATCCTCTGCCATTGCCATGCTTATTGGGCATGGTGAGATGGGAGCTGATGAGGGGTTTGGGATGGTGGAGGCCTTGGATGGGGAGTTTGAACTGTTCAAAGTACCGCTAGAGCAGGCAAAAAAGCCAGAGGATTTGGCGCATTTTGCACTAGTATTTATCCAAGGCCCCAAGGGAAGTTATACCGAGCGTGAGATTTATCTCTTGGATCAATACGTCATGAATGGTGGGAGTCTCGTCGTTTTACTGGATGGCGTAGCGGCAGATATAGAAAATGCCGGAGGAGAGGGGACATTGGCAATGCCTTTTGAATCGGGTTTGGATAATTTGCTTTTCCGCTTTGGCATTCGTGTGAATAAGGATTTGATACAGGATCTTAATTTCGGCTACCTTCCGGTGATGGGAGGTAATTTCGGTGATCAGCAGCAGATGGTGCCTTTACCTTGGCCATTCTACATCAATGCTGGGAGAATGCAGGCGCACCCAATTACCAAAGGGTTAGACGTGGTTAATTTCCGTTTTGTGAGTAGTTTGGATACGGTCATGGCAGCCGGAGTTGTAAAAACTCCCCTGATCTTTAGCTCTGATTATTCCAGGATTTTGTCGGCACCTGTGCGGGTTGCTTTCAGTGACATGGAGCAGGAGCCGGATGTGAAGCTTTACGGGATGAAGAATTTGCCTCTTGCGTATTTGCTGGAAGGTGAATTTACCTCTCTTTATAAAAACCGCTTTTTACCGGATGGTTTTGCGAAAGCAGACTTTAAAGAAAGTGGAAAGGGTAAAGTGGTGGTAATCGGTGATGGAGAAGTTTTTCAAGCGCAGAGCAATCTGGAAAATGGTGCTCCGCTCCCTCTGGGTGAGGATCCATTCAGTCAGACTACCTATGCCAATAGGCTGTTTTTACAAAATCTGGCCCAATACCTTGCTGAACCTGAGGGGATCATTGCTTCACGTACCCGCTCCTTGCAGATCCGTCCCTTGAATAAAGTGAAAGTAGTTCAGCAGAAAACCTATTGGCAGACAGTAAATGTGCTGGCTCCGGTAGTAATTTTATTGGTTTTTGGAGGAATAATAGGAGCCATTAGGAAGAATAGCTACAGCAAAAAAATAAAGTAGCTGATTATTGCGCTTCTAATGCATTAATTTTCCAGAGAATCAGTTATACGGAGGTTCAAATTAGAATTTATTTATAAATTTACCCCCATTCAAAAGTAAAAATAAATTAAGCCCTACGATATGAAATTTATTGTTTCCTCTTCTGCCTTGTTAAAGCAGCTTTCGGCAATCAACGGTGTGGTGACCACCAATCCTGTAGTGCCCATTTTGGAGAATTTTCTTTTTGAGATCAAAGAGAGTCTATTGACCATTACGGCATCTGACCTTCAGACTTCGATGATCACCGAAATAAACGTGGAAGCCAAAGAAGACGGAAATATTGCGGTGCCTGCAAAGATTTTGATCGAAACGCTTAAAAACCTTCCTGAACAGCCAGTCACATTCAGCATAGATCATGACACTTATGCTGTAGAGATCAGCTCCGATAACGGGCGATATAGATTAGCGGGCGAAAATGCCACTGATTTTCCTAAAATCCCTACGGTAAGCAACGCAACTTCTGTGGATATGTCCACTGAGGTACTTGCCTCAGCAGTTTCCAACACCATCTTTGCGACCAGTTCGGATGAGCTTCGTCCTGCGATGACGGGTGTTTACATCAATTTGAGCCCTACCAATACCACCTTTGTGGCTACTGACGGACACAGGTTGGTAAGATACAGAAGAGTGGATATTGCTTCTCAGGATGCTGCTACGCTGATTATCCCGCGTAAGGCCCTGAACTTATTGAAGTCAACACTGCCATCCGACAACTTGCCGGTGACTGTAGAGTTCAATCAGTCAAATGCCTACTTCAATTTCAACAACATCAAGATGATCTGCCGTCTCATCGACGAGCGATTCCCTGATTACGAAAACGTGATCCCTGCGGAAAATCCTAATGTGATGACCATAGACCGTTCGGAATTATTGAGTTCACTACGTCGTATCGCGATCTATGCGAACAAGACCACGCATCAGGTAAGGTTGAAATTGACTGGTAGTGAATTGATGATTTCTGCCGAAGATCTTGACTTCTCCAACGAGGCAAATGAAAGACTATCCTGCGAACATGAAGGGGAGGATATAGAAATAGGATTCAACGCCAAATTCCTGGTGGAGATTCTAAACAACCTGTCATGCAAAGAAGTAAGCCTGAAGTTTTCCGCCCCTAACCGAGCTGGTTTGATTCTTCCTGCAGAGCAAGATGAAAATGAAGACATC from Algoriphagus sp. NG3 encodes the following:
- a CDS encoding DEAD/DEAH box helicase codes for the protein MSNEASTFEAFKLNKQLLNAVADAGYVHPTPIQEKAIPLALAGHDVLGIAQTGTGKTAAYVLPLLMKVKYAQGDHARALILAPTRELVMQIEEVVIQMSANTDLRMVSLYGGLGPKTQIEILEKGVDIIVSTPGRFLDIYRKGKLLTKEIKTMVLDEADKMMDMGFMPQIRSILEIIPRKRQNLLFSATFGERIDRFAAEFLEFPERVEVTPQATTAETIGQVKYLVPNIKTKLSLLAHLFKNEEISRAIIFTRSRRNAEEVFGFLSHRSYGEVRVIHANKGQNTRINSIEDFKGGEVRILVATDVASRGLDVTMVSHVVNFDVPLIYEDYVHRIGRTGRAENEGKAISFVNPAEEYHFDKIEEIIRMKVEEAPIPDEVDVTATPYEEKQAYARELDRLLQRDNPDYKGAFHEKKEHKKPNPHLEAQEKEKKRGNKNSKAKTNRNQLKTKHQKNKGK
- a CDS encoding alpha/beta fold hydrolase; amino-acid sequence: MRLVLFFVFVSASLQAQSFSVPYNHLLPDSRKIEIQVEYLNEFDSERETVFLLEDAFDELYLPFNELLDLTASSNFVLIKGRKDNEELKRGVMHSGSLDYQLAYTLFNQDQVARDIEVIRQELLGKEQVILFGYSSAAMVLQHYLSLFPQHVKRMISVNPLVFDIQKNLGFPLSEISFSDLKLSGEQSFDFSYYAHFFNDNLNRKSHLKSNLMEFLTYQGVLTGIATADNVEGNIPLMVRSFEHAIALSGLQDSVQKSNPRFEVLKELSKPLWSTYQNSSFDFYGTNYDRLLEFKGKMILIGGAFDHMIYSKSYDVLAEYYANCTLMLLHDGHGLQQALKLPSFHELLNAFISNDTAGKISAYKKLSEENFIFQKYYEGEF
- a CDS encoding amidohydrolase, with amino-acid sequence MKLKFSPLFLVPLFLGTGSLLAQSDLRPAIDAKATSLEAKVIEWRRDIHMHPELGNQEFRTAKKVADHLRSLGIEVTENVAVTGVVGVLKGGKPGPTVALRADMDALPVTERNDLPFKSVNTATYNGQETGVMHACGHDSHVAILMGVAEVLSSMKDDLEGTVKFIFQPAEEGVFDAEMAGAELMVKEGVMEDVDAIFGLHINSQTEIGKIGYRSGPIMAAVDNLEITVKGVQAHGAYPWSSVDPVVTSSQIIMGLQTILSRNVNVTQNPAVVTIGAIHGGIRHNIIPEEVDLIGTVRTFGDEQQELVHKRITDIVTNIAASAGSTVDLKIEKLYPSTVNHPDLTKEMLPSLEAAAGAENLIYLNPVTGAEDFSFFQREKPGVFIFLGGMKKGGDPLTTPSHHTPGFYIDEGGFLLGMRALSYFVVDYMGMNK
- a CDS encoding SDR family oxidoreductase, yielding MQLKNQIAVVTGVSKGIGLEVVKLLIEKGTVVAGWGRNAPDFNHESFHFFSCDVSQEDSVESAFQQTTAKLGADIRILVNNAGFGVAGKFEEMSTSDWKSMFDTNVHGIFYVSKRLVPAMKAADEGHILNVASIAGLNGVANFAGYVGTKHAVRGISHSMYMELRDFGIKVSTIYPGSTQTNFFDEIQGSSANENMMRPQNVALTIVQTLETHPNYFVADVECRPLRPKGKK
- a CDS encoding TlpA family protein disulfide reductase, with amino-acid sequence MKKINLIILLVALIGSAGYVGYLSSMDNPAESVPLSAPDLLPDFTLTDINGESKSIHQLAENKPTLLIYFNSTCHLCQEELASLAKRIDEFKEYNLILTTVEPLEEMIGFVIGLGVKDKSYVHFLLDSRMDVAGYLQIKSVPSIYCYDAKKQLVAEYVGITKIDLLLEKLAKGN
- the gldA gene encoding gliding motility-associated ABC transporter ATP-binding subunit GldA, yielding MSLEVSQLTKLYGTQKALDDVSFSASPGRILGFLGPNGAGKSTTMKIITGFLAADSGQVKVLGCDALQAPQAVSKLIGYLPEHNPLYLDMYVREFLEFSGGLYGLSGQLLKSRVKEMLSRTGLEPEQHKKIGQLSKGYRQRVGLGRALIHDPQVVILDEPTTGLDPNQLVEIRNLIQEVAKDKTLILSTHIMQEVDAICHDVVIINKGKVLASESLADLKSNSSETILILETEEELELVWFENLGKIDFGAKGKKEVLISTTDPALARKAIMNVINERSLNLTSLNQSKKNLELIFREITNA
- the gldF gene encoding gliding motility-associated ABC transporter permease subunit GldF, whose translation is MKSLFVKEINAFFGSLLGYLVLALFLVAIGLIVWVFPETSVLDYGFADLEPLFTYTPYVFTFLVPALSMRAIAEERKSGTWELLRTSPLSLVQIILAKYFALLCLVLVAVLPTLLYLYSIVQLGDPVGNIDQAGFFGSWIGLIMIGAVFSAVGLFASSLTSQQVVAFVLGVFLCFVLYFGFSAVAEMQLGAFSYWVEEMSLSHHYISLSRGVVNSGDVFFMLGMIWLFLGGSVLILRHK
- the gldG gene encoding gliding motility-associated ABC transporter substrate-binding protein GldG; translated protein: MKSSATHIVKPWVFLFGGVLLFVLLGQFLRFRVDLTEEKRFSLHPATEEVLSQVSDPLHVDILLVGNNLPGGMRRLQKSIEETIRTFNAYSPEKITFSYFDPMSIEAGEQEEFILSLNQYGINPTNLSVNQLTGLQTQLIFPGILVSNEEYETGALILKGERGMSPDQILNQSIENLEFELSNAIRKLLSPESSAIAMLIGHGEMGADEGFGMVEALDGEFELFKVPLEQAKKPEDLAHFALVFIQGPKGSYTEREIYLLDQYVMNGGSLVVLLDGVAADIENAGGEGTLAMPFESGLDNLLFRFGIRVNKDLIQDLNFGYLPVMGGNFGDQQQMVPLPWPFYINAGRMQAHPITKGLDVVNFRFVSSLDTVMAAGVVKTPLIFSSDYSRILSAPVRVAFSDMEQEPDVKLYGMKNLPLAYLLEGEFTSLYKNRFLPDGFAKADFKESGKGKVVVIGDGEVFQAQSNLENGAPLPLGEDPFSQTTYANRLFLQNLAQYLAEPEGIIASRTRSLQIRPLNKVKVVQQKTYWQTVNVLAPVVILLVFGGIIGAIRKNSYSKKIK
- the dnaN gene encoding DNA polymerase III subunit beta, producing the protein MKFIVSSSALLKQLSAINGVVTTNPVVPILENFLFEIKESLLTITASDLQTSMITEINVEAKEDGNIAVPAKILIETLKNLPEQPVTFSIDHDTYAVEISSDNGRYRLAGENATDFPKIPTVSNATSVDMSTEVLASAVSNTIFATSSDELRPAMTGVYINLSPTNTTFVATDGHRLVRYRRVDIASQDAATLIIPRKALNLLKSTLPSDNLPVTVEFNQSNAYFNFNNIKMICRLIDERFPDYENVIPAENPNVMTIDRSELLSSLRRIAIYANKTTHQVRLKLTGSELMISAEDLDFSNEANERLSCEHEGEDIEIGFNAKFLVEILNNLSCKEVSLKFSAPNRAGLILPAEQDENEDILMLVMPVMLNNYV